In Triticum aestivum cultivar Chinese Spring chromosome 5B, IWGSC CS RefSeq v2.1, whole genome shotgun sequence, the following proteins share a genomic window:
- the LOC123110411 gene encoding uncharacterized protein codes for MSGSGSSPALGGATSDEDANTSPPLQPPNPSTSRRRLPPWHPDFTGPYRLPETEYHPSELQPPARRRPTSEGASDSARTKRSKSGASESESDRETSSQEEPGSGSDSSAHSSPAREPEMPLVPIWRNSKGKLVYGFTDDKAAVAKYRQDLRKYEEKLAQQEQLLTLKLPSKASGTNECYGSPKNKDMILNAAKSILSLSAYLDGKEINRCTGIVVNRDEDKKSLTILTSAWLICTEKPSNDWLDKEYAPQAKVIVHLPDGTTVDSQLMYFSKHYDVAFYEITGDLHLHSLPLEGNSEFGREAFVLVARDTNLDLIYREAKLASVGPCEFQHNHYKFITCSIPNKCGTGGGLLDSNGKIVGLLSYTFPLVAFIPSSLIMKCSALLRKLGKIVRPQLGLKLKTLDLLGMSCIEQLSHNFNISSGLVVREVSAGCVAERLGIRVGDVILSCQGESVSSIAQFEDILLRVGEEHLEKSNDLTCKVDVQVGVFNTRKCTRKLVTLKVKLSDGVEVFR; via the exons ATGTCAGGGTCGGGGTCCAGTCCAGCCCTCGGGGGAGCAACCAGCGACGAGGATGCCAACACATCGCCCCCACTGCAACCTCCGAACCCGAGCACGTcgcggcggcggctgccgccgtGGCACCCAGACTTCACGGGCCCGTACCGGCTGCCGGAGACCGAGTACCATCCTTCAGAGCTTCAGCCACCGGCGCGCCGACGGCCGACGAGCGAGGGTGCATCTGACTCCGCGAGGACGAAGAGGAGCAAGTCCGGGGCATCGGAATCGGAGTCAGATCGTGAGACGTCTTCACAGGAGGAGCCGGGCTCAGGCTCAGACTCCTCGGCGCACAGCTCCCCGGCCCGTGAGCCGGAGATGCCGCTCGTGCCAATCTGGAGGAACTCCAAGGGGAAGTTGGTCTACGGCTTCACTGACGACAAGGCCGCTGTGGCCAAATATCGCCAGGATTTACGCAAGTATGAGGAGAAGCTAG CTCAACAAGAACAATTACTGACGCTCAAGCTGCCTTCCAAGGCCTCTGGTACCAACGAATGCTACGGCAGTCCCAAGAACAAGGACATGATTTTAAACGCTGCCAAATCTATCCTGAGTCTTTCAGCCTATCTTG ATGGCAAAGAGATTAACCGGTGCACAGGCATTGTTGTCAATCGAGATGAAGATAAGAAATCTCTTACTATTCTCACCTCTGCCTGGCTTATCTGCACTGAGAAACCATCTAATGATTGGCTGGATAAAGAATATGCTCCTCAAGCTAAG GTTATTGTTCACCTACCGGATGGCACAACCGTAGATAGTCAATTGATGTACTTTAGCAAACATTATGACGTCGCCTTCTATGAGATTACAGGAGATTTACACTTGCATAGTTTACCATTGGAAGGTAACTCGGAGTTCGGCCGTGAAGCATTTGTGTTAGTAGCTAGGGATACAAATCTAGATTTAATCTACAGAGAAGCCAAGCTGGCATCTGTAGGCCCTTGTGAATTCCAACACAATCATTATAAGTTCATCACTTGTTCAATTCCTAACAAG TGTGGAACTGGAGGTGGACTGTTGGATTCTAATGGGAAAATTGTAGGGTTATTATCCTACACATTTCCTCTTGTTGCTTTTATTCCAAGCTCTCTTATAATGAAGTGTTCAGCATTGTTGAGAAAATTAGG GAAAATTGTGCGACCCCAGCTTGGACTAAAGCTAAAGACGTTGGACTTATTAGGCATGTCGTGTATTGAGCAGTTGTCACATAATTTCAACATCTCCTCTGGTCTTGTAGTAAGAGAG GTTTCAGCAGGATGTGTTGCTGAGAGGCTTGGCATTAGAGTGGGGGATGTTATTTTATCATGTCAAGGAGAGAGTGTTTCAAGTATAGCTCAG TTCGAAGATATACTGCTACGTGTTGGTGAGGAACATCTTGAGAAGAGCAATGATCTTACGTGCAAAGTTGATGTGCAG GTCGGAGTATTTAATACTCGCAAATGTACAAGGAAACTTGTTACTTTGAAAGTGAAGTTATCTGATGGGGTTGAAGTCTTCCGCTAA